The following proteins are encoded in a genomic region of Scylla paramamosain isolate STU-SP2022 chromosome 40, ASM3559412v1, whole genome shotgun sequence:
- the LOC135092552 gene encoding uncharacterized protein LOC135092552 has product MRDNGSTGCVVKEALVTPAQFTGEHVRVVMINGSMATCPIAVVDVETPFLTGRIQAAVMKQPIYELIIGNVEGVRDVRNTDAATQTEDQVGAALTRAQARETRPVVPLKLTSPDELLNSANVTAAQKTDPSLANIRKQAAEGVSRVNKYGTTRFCQHRGKLYREVISDLGETRSQFVVPAQYRHAVMEMGHCAAVGGHMGRQKTQDRISHTFFWPGVMADIARFVRSCDVCQKTVDKGRVKPAPLRPMPLISEPFERVAVDIVGPITPRATDGSKYLLTCVDFSTRWPEAVPLKNIEATTVAEALVGIFCRVGIPKEVLSDRGTQFTSAMMDETFRILSVKGLNTTPWHPMGNGLCERFNGTLKKMLKRLAAEQPKEWPRFVAPLLFAYREAPQSTLKFSPFELLYGRAVRGPLQVLRELWDEDVPSPEVRTTYEYVINLAGRLRETCRMAKEELLKAQEVQKAHYDRNARLRTLQPGQECLVLLPTAHNKLLAQWKGPYEVLERVSDLNYVVLIDGKRKRLHINMLKEYHAPTISGSAGAQEPAYAEDRATCLKAVRDIFSLSTAAKEEGEIKCSAAVIHDAEDVGDGPLTVQKRQTETVDDVTLSERLTPEEVSIIKDLLGEYAEVFSDKPRVARVSPHKITLTNRKPVKVKPYQVPLQLRDAVAEEIQEMEDLGIIERSDSPYCSPMVVVRKKGGSVRICGDFRRINAVTQIDAEPMFDQQEIFSRLSHSRVFSKLDLTKGFFQIPLDPESRKITAFANPSGLYQYRVLPFGLANSPVVFNRRIRQVLGDLNGVEVFVDDVLIHSTYLEDHVRLLRMVLDKLRDANMTVKPSKCELAKADVEFLGHKVSQGQCLCLEDKVQKIKEAPVPHTKRQVRSFLGLAGYYRRFVPNFAAVALPLYELVKKRAPNKVEWGPHEDRSFKALKSLLCKDPILQLPDPTKPFVHRTDASCEGLGAVLLQEKDGDIFPVAYHSRKLKPAEKNYSTVERELLAVVDGIKKFYFYLYGDEFVLQTDHMPLESLRTSKNANSRIMRWALYLQQFQMRVQYIRGRDNVGADVLTRCPYFVGVPAHNHPSFAPSSSILREDALGAWRGRRGSEANPDLKAVQNTLVSPREG; this is encoded by the exons ATGAGGGACAATGGTTCTACCGGCTGTGTAGTGAAAGAAGCCCTGGTTACCCCTGCTCAGTTCACAGGAGAACACGTGAGAGTCGTCATGATTAACGGCTCTATGGCTACTTGCCCGATAGCTGTAGTCGACGTGGAGACGCCATTCCTCACTGGCAGAATCCAGGCCGCTGTGATGAAACAGCCTATCTATGAATTGATAATCGGTAACGTTGAAGGGGTGAGGGACGTTCGGAACACAGACGCCGCGACCCAAACCGAAGATCAAGTAGGTGCCGCCCTGACGCGAGCCCAGGCACGAGAGACACGGCCCGTGGTCCCTCTCAAGCTCACATCACCTGACGAGCTGCTCAATAGCGCTAACGTCACTGCCGCACAAAAGACCGATCCCTCCCTTGCAAACATTCGGAAGCAAGCCGCTGAGGGGGTATCAAGGGTAAATAAATACGGAACGACTCGCTTCTGCCAACACAGAGGAAAGTTGTATAGAGAAGTCATCTCCGACCTCGGTGAGACTCGGTCGCAATTCGTGGTGCCTGCACAGTACCGCCACGCGGTGATGGAGATGGGGCACTGCGCGGCCGTGGGTGGTCACATGGGGCGACAGAAAACACAAGACCGCATTAGTCACACATTTTTCTGGCCTGGCGTGATGGCCGATATCGCGAGATTCGTGAGATCCTGTGACGTGTGTCAAAAAACTGTAGACAAGGGCCGTGTGAAACCTGCGCCGCTAAGACCCATGCCCCTTATATCCGAACCATTTGAGAGGGTAGCCGTAGATATTGTTGGGCCGATCACGCCACGCGCGACTGACGGATCAAAATATCTACTCACGTGTGTGGACTTCAGCACCCGTTGGCCTGAAGCAGTACCTCTGAAAAATATAGAGGCCACCACGGTGGCTGAAGCGCTGGTAGGGATATTCTGCCGTGTGGGCATTCCCAAGGAGGTGCTGAGTGACCGAGGCACTCAGTTTACGTCTGCCATGATGGACGAGACGTTTAGGATTCTTTCTGTGAAGGGCCTTAACACGACACCCTGGCATCCCATGGGTAACGGTCTGTGTGAAAGGTTCAACggcacactgaaaaaaatgctCAAGCGGCTGGCCGCCGAGCAACCCAAGGAATGGCCGAGATTTGTGGCTCCTCTCCTGTTCGCATACAGGGAAGCACCGCAGAGTACTCTGAAGTTCTCGCCTTTCGAGCTACTCTATGGAAGAGCAGTGCGCGGTCCACTCCAAGTGCTGAGAGAGCTATGGGACGAGGACGTGCCAAGTCCGGAGGTACGTACGACATACGAGTATGTTATAAACCTGGCTGGCAGACTTAGGGAAACCTGTCGTATGGCCAAGGAAGAACTCCTGAAGGCCCAGGAGGTACAAAAGGCCCATTATGATCGCAATGCGCGACTACGCACACTGCAGCCTGGCCAGGAGTGCTTAGTACTCCTACCCACTGCTCATAATAAGTTGCTGGCGCAGTGGAAGGGGCCTTATGAGGTCCTAGAGCGCGTCTCCGACTTAAATTATGTAGTATTGATTGATGGGAAACGGAAACGTCTTCACATTAACATGCTTAAGGAGTATCATGCGCCTACCATCTCTGGTAGCGCTGGCGCTCAGGAACCAGCATATGCTGAGGATAGGGCCACCTGTTTGAAAGCCGTGCgtgatattttttccctttcaacagctgcgaaggaggaaggtgagatcAAATGTAGTGCAGCTGTGATTCACGATGCAGAGGACGTAGGAGACGGTCCTCTCACTGTACAAAAGCGTCAGACGGAGACCGTAGATGACGTCACATTATCTGAAAGGCTAACACCTGAGGAAGTATCGATAATAAAGGATCTTCTAGGTGAATACGCAGAGGTCTTTTCTGACAAGCCTCGCGTGGCCCGGGTGTCGCCACACAAGATCACCCTAACGAACCGAAAGCCAGTGAAGGTGAAACCCTATCAGGTCCCTCTGCAGCTTAGGGACGCTGTGGCTGAGGAAATACAAGAAATGGAGGACTTAGGCATTATCGAGAGATCCGATTCTCCGTACTGTAGTCCTATGGTCGTCGTACGCAAGAAAGGCGGTAGTGTTAGGATCTGTGGTGACTTCCGAAGGATTAACGCAGTAACACAAATAGACGCAGAGCCCATGTTCGACCAACAGGAGATATTTAGCCGGCTGTCACACTCGAGGGTGTTTAGCAAACTGGACCTCACGAAAGGATTCTTTCAGATCCCGCTTGACCCCGAGTCAAGGAAAATAACGGCTTTTGCCAACCCCAGCGGCCTCTATCAATATCGGGTCCTTCCTTTTGGCCTTGCCAATTCTCCCGTGGTCTTCAACCGCCGAATAAGACAGGTACTAGGTGACCTGAATGGGGTCGAGGTTTTCGTAGATGACGTACTGATTCATTCTACGTATTTGGAGGACCACGTAAGACTGTTACGTATGGTCCTTGATAAACTCAGAGACGCCAACATGACGGTTAAGCCGAGCAAGTGTGAGTTGGCCAAGGCAGATGTCGAATTCCTAGGCCACAAGGTGAGTCAAGGACAGTGCCTCTGCTTGGAGGACAAGGttcagaaaataaaggaagctccTGTCCCCCACACCAAAAGACAGGTCCGATCGTTCCTAGGGTTAGCAGGGTATTACCGCAGGTTTGTCCCCAACTTTGCCGCGGTGGCGCTGCCGCTCTATGAGCTTGTTAAGAAAAGAGCACCAAATAAGGTTGAGTGGGGTCCCCACGAGGACAGATCATTCAAGGCACTGAAGTCCTTGCTGTGCAAGGACCCTATCCTCCAGTTGCCTGACCCTACAAAGCCCTTTGTACATAGGACCGATGCATCCTGTGAGGGTTTGGGTGCTGTGTTACTGCAGGAGAAGGACGGCGACATCTTCCCCGTGGCCTATCACAGCAGGAAGCTCAAACCGGCAGAGAAGAACTACAGCACGGTAGAACGTGAACTACTCGCCGTAGTAGATGGAATAAAGAAATTCTACTTCTACTTATACGGGGATGAGTTTGTATTGCAGACAGACCACATGCCCCTGGAGTCACTGCGTACCTCTAAGAATGCAAACTCCCGAATAATGAGATGGGCTCTGTATTTGCAACAATTTCAGATGCGAGTTCAGTACATCCGTGGCCGAGACAATGTCGGGGCCGACGTGCT CACCAGGTGTCCCTACTTTGTGGGGGTACCTGCACATAATCACCCCAGTTTCGCCCCTAGCAGCAGCATCCTTAGGGAGGACGCCTTGGGTGCctggagaggaaga AGGGGCTCTGAGGCCAATCCTGACCTGAAGGCCGTTCAGAACACGCTCGTGTCTCCCAGAGAGGGGTGA